The Pyrus communis chromosome 2, drPyrComm1.1, whole genome shotgun sequence genome includes a window with the following:
- the LOC137725829 gene encoding UDP-rhamnose/UDP-galactose transporter 6-like → MAPTSKADKKAGDVAAWMFNVVTSVGIIIVNKALMATYGFSFATTLTGLHFATTTLMTLVLRWLGYIQPSHLPVSELLKFMVFANFSIVGMNVSLMWNSVGFYQIAKLSMIPVSCLLEVVLDKIRYSRDTKLSIGIVLLGVGVCTVTDVSVNAKGFIAAFIAVWSTSLQQYYVHFLQRKYSLGSFSLLGHTAPAQAGSLLLLGPFLDYWLTNKRVDAYDYNFGSMMFIILSCTIAVGTNLSQFICIGRFTAVSFQVLGHMKTILVLIMGFFFFGKEGLNLHVVLGMIIAVVGMIWYGNASSKPGGKERWSHSLPTSRQQKHGGFPESTEHDGKV, encoded by the exons ATGGCTCCCACTAGCAAAGCTGATAAGAAGGCAGGAGATGTAGCTGCATGGATGTTCAATGTTGTAACTTCTGTTGGGATTATAATTGTCAATAAAGCTCTGATGGCTACATATGGCTTCAGTTTTG CTACAACATTAACTGGTTTGCATTTTGCTACGACAACTTTGATGACGCTTGTTCTAAGGTGGCTGGGATACATTCAACCCTCGCATCTACCTGTCTCTGAGCTTCTAAAATTTATGGTCTTTGCTAACTTCTCTATTGTTGGAATGAACGTGAGTCTAATGTGGAACTCGGTGGGATTTTATCAG ATAGCAAAGCTGAGTATGATCCCCGTGTCATGTTTACTGGAAGTTGTTCTCGACAAGATCCGTTACTCAAGAGATACAAAGTTGAGCATAGGAATTGTTCTCTTGGGAGTTGGTGTTTGCACCGTCACTGATGTGAGTGTCAATGCCAAAGGCTTCATTGCTGCCTTTATAGCTGTATGGAGCACTTCGCTACAACAGTAT TATGTGCACTTTCTTCAACGGAAATATTCACTCGGTTCTTTCAGTCTGTTGGGACATACTGCTCCGGCCCAGGCTGGATCTCTTCTGTTACTCGGCCCCTTCCTTGACTATTGGCTGACAAACAAGAGGGTTGATGCCTATGACTATAACTTTGGATCTATG ATGTTTATAATTCTCTCATGCACAATCGCAGTAGGCACCAATCTCAGCCAGTTCATCTGCATTGGAAGATTTACCGCTGTGTCCTTCCAAGTACTGGGGCATATGAAGACAATTCTTGTTTTGATCATGGGGTTCTTTTTCTTTGGGAAGGAGGGTCTGAATCTGCATGTTGTATTGGGAATGATCATAGCTGTGGTTGGGATGATTTGGTATGGAAATGCCTCGTCTAAGCCCGGTGGAAAAGAGCGTTGGAGCCACTCTCTCCCTACGAGCAGGCAACAAAAACACGGTGGTTTTCCTGAATCTACTGAACATGATGGAaaagtttaa